From the Aphelocoma coerulescens isolate FSJ_1873_10779 chromosome 23, UR_Acoe_1.0, whole genome shotgun sequence genome, the window CTACTGTTACATTGTGGGAGCTGGATTTCTGTGCTCCTTTCCTATTCACTGCTAAATAGATCTGTgtcttttcccccaaaattggcATTGGAGGGTTGTTCTGTCCCACCAGGCTTGCTGGGATGCAGCTCTGTGCAGCCTCTAGCCTGAGAATCTGCTTCTAAATCCCACGGACACGTTATTTAAATAAAGGATTATGAACAAAGAACAGCCTTAATCTAGGGTAGCTCTTTGTGCAGGTTGTCTGGCAGGAGTCTTAATTCTGGAGCAGCcagtttaaaatgcaaaatgtgTGAACTCTCAGTGCTTGTGGTGAAGAATTTCCCCCTCCTGTGACTGAAAtgtgctgctgggctgcagtTTCCGAAAGTGTGGCCTGGCCAGAGGTGCTTGGGACCTCTCAGTTTTCATCTAAACAGAGGAAAGGGCAGCAAAAGGAGAAGCTGAGGCTTTGAAAAGCAAGTTTTGCCCAAATTTGTCCCTCTCTGCTGCCACCAGCAGGAGACTTTCCGAcgctaaaagaaggaaaagttgcCTAAGAGGCGTCTCTGGAAACATGGATCTGGCTCTTTGCTGTGCTCTGACCCCAGAGCACTTCTGGCACTTCCAGTCAGCATTCCAAGGGAACAGCACACAGGAACAAATTTTTACCCTCCAAATACTAAAGGATTGACTTGAGAAATGACTGGAATCCTGAAGTCTGGCTTGATAGGGGTGACCTTTGAACTTGCTGTGACTCTGATTGTGGGGCAGGCTGTAGGTGCCAGACCTGCCCAGCACCCCTTTCTCTGAGGCTGGGGGAAAGATTTAACAAACTGTCCTGGAACAAAAGAACCCAGGAAAGGCAAATGCTATTTCTGTCCTCGTTACTAACAAGCTTTGTCAGTGTCTCCTGGATTGAACATGAGTCACAGTTCTTGGCGTTCTCCCACAGCACCAATCTGATGGGAGCATTGACTTCagccctggaggagctgggctgtgggaccAAGCTGGGCTTGGAGAGGGCCAGGCCTGGGCAGGAGCTGTAGCAGTCACTTGTGCCAGTTAGAATCTTGTTGCGAGCGACCCATCACCTCAGCTGTGCAGCCATTCCAGAGCCGTGCGAATTAATCTCCTTAAttgctgctgtccctgtgtgttGTTGTGCAGAATGCGTTCTCAGAGCTGCTCAAACCCATCTCGGAGCAGATCCAGGCCGTGCAGAATTTCAGGGAGAAGAACCGTGGCAGCAAACTGTTCAATCACTTGTCAGCAGTCAGCGAGAgcatcccagccctgggctgggtggcCATGGTAAGGGCTCCAGTGGGGAGGGGTTTTCCTTGGGCTGGTGAGGAGAGCCCTGGTGGGCTGTTTGGTGCCAGTGTGCTCTTTCTGCTCTAGGCCCCAAAGCCTGGTCCCTACGTGAAGGAAATGACTGATGCTGCCATGTTTTACACCAACCGGATCCTCAAGGAGTACAAGGATGTGTAAGTTCACCTTTGTCTTAGGGATGTTGTTGAACTGGGccagctgggtgtgcaggggctgctccagcacctgcccaCTGCTGCTTTCCTTGGCCTTTAACTCCTCCTTCTTTGATCTCCGTGTGTCCTCAGAGATAAAAAGCAAGTGGACTGGGTGAAAGCTTATCTGAGCATCTGGACAGAGCTGCAGGCCTACATCAAAGAGTACCACACCACAGGGCTGACCTGGAGCAAAACAGTGAGTGCTGGCTCCAGCAGGGAGCTGCGGGGCGAGCCTGGCGGGGTCACCGCCGCACAAACGGAGCTCCTTCGAGtgcctttcctcttccctgctctTCCAGGGTCCTGTAGCCACAGAAGGGGCTAAAGCACCACCTGCCTCCCCGGCTGGGGTTGCAcccccacctccagggcctccccctcctcctgcccccgtGAGCTCCAGCACAGACGACTCAGCCTCGCGCTCCGCGCTCTTCGCCCAGATCAACCGGGGAGAAGGGATCACCTCGGGTACGtggaggggcacagggagggagggagctgctctgctgctggtccttgctctgctgctggtccttgttttcctgctgtCCCTCAATGCACCTGCTTAGGAAATACATAAAAACCCATCTGGTCCCAgtctggggctggcagctggggcaGTGCCTTCCCAGGACAAAGTGAGCACATTTGGGGGAGAATTCTCACCCTCTTCTGGCAAATGTAACACGACATGAGCCTCTAGCTGGAATGGAGGCTGAGCCCTTTGGTTGCCTCTGTGTCTCTGGCACAAAAAGTGTGATTTTGCAGCTGTTGTTTGTGCAGaactttccccttttttgtgTTACCTGGtgagcacatcaggacaggagGTGCTGGGCTCAGGGCTTCTTCCAGCTGCAGAATGGAAGAGCTGGCACGCTCTGGTTCTGTGGTTCACGTTGTGTTCTTGTCAATATTGCACCAGCATTTCctgcttcctccttcccttcctgtcaCTCACACTTGGGCTCAACTTACAAAGAGGGAGTTTATTTGTGTTTTGTAAGCACTGATGTTTGGTGTTTGTGGAGCTGCACTCCTGGAGGGGAGCTGGGTCTCAGGTTTGCCCTCTCTTGCAGGCTTAAGGCACGTCTCAGATGACATGAAAACCCACAAGAATCCAGCCCTGAAGAACCAAGGGGGCCCCGTGAGAAGCGGCCCCAAACCTTTCACTGCTCCCAAACCAGCCTGTAATGCTAATCCCTCCCCGAAGGCACCTCCATTGCTAGAACTGGAAGGCAAAAAGTGGAGAGTGGTGAGTGCCTGGTGCTGGCAGGAGTGGGTTGGAGGGGTGGGAGctttggagcagggaaggaggctCTTCTGGAGACCTTTCTCCTAAGAGGCACCAGCCTGAAGGctcctgtttgtttttaaagggatTTGAGTGGATTCATTGCTCTGCATTCAGAAAATGAAATGCGTTTGCCCTGCCTTTTCAGGAAAACCAGGAGAATGCCACTAACCTGGTCATCAGTGACACAGAGTTGAAGCAGGTAGCATATGTTTTCAAGTGCACAAACAGCACACTCCAAATTAAAGGCAAGATCAACTCCATCACCCTCGGTGAGTGAGGAAAACTCTGCAAGCTGCTTCTGCCTGCTGGTGTGTGTGCAGGAGCTGAAGCCTCCAAAATCTTTGTGCCCTGAtctgcttttctttgcagatAACTGCAAGAAGCTGGGTCTGGTGTTTGATGATGTGGTGGGCATTGTAGAGATCATCAACAGCAGGGATGTTAAAGTTCAGGTGAGTTCCTGTTCTCACTGCTGGGTGTGGAGCAGTTGCATTTCCAGACCAGGAATGTGCAGCTGTGGAGAATATCCATGAAACACCATCAGTCCCTTGGGAAAGGGCTGAAATTTGTCTCTTTGAGCTGTTTCAGGGCTTGGGGTAAGAGCTGAGGCTCTGTGAGGTAGCAAGCACGTTTGGCTGCCAAAGCAGGAGGCCAGCAGTAGGATTTATTCCAGTTTGGTTTGGGCATCTGATTTGGGATGGTCAGTTTGCCCAGTGTTGGCTCAGGTTTTGTTCTAAAGAGATCAGAACAAGAAATTAACTTTGGGTTTTTACTGAAGGTGGCAATATTGAATCTCGTGCGTCTGCCACAGGGAGGGCTTGGAGTCAAACCTCTTGCCTTGAaagaaaacaccccaaaaaatgcTCTGGTTGTCCAGTTTTAGCTAATtctgctctggccctgccagGTCATGGGTAAAGTGCCAACGATTTCCATCAACAAGACAGATGGGTGCCACGTGTACCTGAGCAAGAGCTCCCTCGACTGCGAGATCGTCAGTGCCAAGTCCTCGGAGATGAACGTCCTCATCCCCGCCGAGGGGGGGGACTTTGTAAGTGCTGCTTtgggatccttctgcagctctgcttggGCCTGGGGCATGCAGGAGCTGGGGTTTGATAAAGCCCTGCAGGGAGTGGTGCTTACAGGGAGGTGTGGAGGGATCGTTTATAGAGGTCAGAGGTtgtgataaagaaaaaaaaacagcagaaaaggtTGTCTGTAAATAAGATTATTGCTGGTTTGGGAGAGCTGCTTCTTCCTCAGGATCTCTTGGGGGCAGAACAGGCACCAGTGGTGGTACAGGAGGTACCAGAGCACAAAGCTAAGAAAAGAACTGCCTGAAGCAGTGGGAGTGGTTACTAATCTCAGTCATAAACTGATTTTTAACAACAGATTTCTGGTTTTTACCCTCCAGACTGAATTCCCTGTCCCAGAACAGTTCAAGACAGTGTGGAACGGTCAGAAGTTGGTTACCACTGTGACAGAAATCGCTGGCTAAGCCGAAAAGCTCCAAGGCTCACGCCctcccctggccctgctgtgggACAAATCTGCTTTCAGATGATTCTCTTAGATTTCTTGTACCTTTCTGCTCTCAAACTGCTTCTCTTCTACCCGAGAGACACAGCTGCCTGCCGTCACTGAGATTCCTCTGCCTGGGGCTTGGGGTAGGTGGCGGGTCAGTGATTGTCCACCTCTGTCAGCAGGAAGGTGTATTTTTCTCTCCCCTTGTCCCATCTAACTGCACCAATCGATCAGAGTCTCGGTGAACTTCACAGCCAGTCCTGGCAGTTGGCTTTCAGAGTGTTGTTTTTGTATTGCCTTTAAGCAAAACTGTTCATGTGAGAGGAATGTTGTCCCCTTTTTAACGAGTAACGGTGTCTGTCGGAGTCCACAGTACCCAGCTGCTATGGCAGATGTTTTGGGAAGGTCCTGGAAGCTGCTCATTCCAGCTCTC encodes:
- the CAP1 gene encoding adenylyl cyclase-associated protein 1 is translated as MERLVERLEKAVERLETVCQGSGRCGEASAKGVAQYVQAFDALLAGPVAEYIKISKEVGGDVQKHAEMVHAGLMSERALLVVASQHQQPAENAFSELLKPISEQIQAVQNFREKNRGSKLFNHLSAVSESIPALGWVAMAPKPGPYVKEMTDAAMFYTNRILKEYKDVDKKQVDWVKAYLSIWTELQAYIKEYHTTGLTWSKTGPVATEGAKAPPASPAGVAPPPPGPPPPPAPVSSSTDDSASRSALFAQINRGEGITSGLRHVSDDMKTHKNPALKNQGGPVRSGPKPFTAPKPACNANPSPKAPPLLELEGKKWRVENQENATNLVISDTELKQVAYVFKCTNSTLQIKGKINSITLDNCKKLGLVFDDVVGIVEIINSRDVKVQVMGKVPTISINKTDGCHVYLSKSSLDCEIVSAKSSEMNVLIPAEGGDFTEFPVPEQFKTVWNGQKLVTTVTEIAG